In a single window of the Fusarium falciforme chromosome 3, complete sequence genome:
- a CDS encoding Pyranose 2-oxidase encodes MSPEVPQSTGSNPDTPLIKTEVLIVGSGPIGAVFARTLVDKKKKVLMIDIGEQHTRRVGDHKKNSMAVQKDISLFTNTVKGELNLLSVPTNTTDVVLEPSSWAPKADQLAFIKNGQNPDQKPFENLPAAAASRVVGGMGSHWTCCTPRENPIERSDLFSNEEWDGLYDRAEKLFDTTETAFDKSIRQQLVKKTLEKSFEGREMRSMPLACKRSEKNQNYVEWSATATILGDLSDPKSQNPLFEIKPNTQCLGLALGPTKQVEMAVVRDILTDKQYYIKAKKYIVCAGAVLTPGFCSTLLNLETMIWRTHSQHCVEKDPYHLGWDKYVKIHRKRHPNDPLPFPFNDPDPQCYFPLSEKYPWHTQIHRDAFGYGQVPPTVDQRLIVDLRWFTYMEPKESNYVEFSKTYQDQFRMPQPTFHFSLDQAALDRCQGMITDMVDVARKLGGFLPGAEPKYLAPGSALHICGTYRAGESDEDSVVDRFGKVWHQDNLVLGGCGVIPTANACNPTLTAACFALAAADKIVEELGATQ; translated from the exons ATGAGTCCTGAAGTCCCCCAATCTACCGGCTCCAACCCTGATACCCCCCTCATCAAGACAGAAGTCTTGATCGTTGGGTCGGGCCCCATTGGTGCTGTTTTTGCTCGCACCCTTGTCGACAAAAAAAAGAAGGTCCTGATGATTGACATCGGAGAGCAGCAC ACGAGACGCGTGGGTGACCACAAGAAGAACAGTATGGCTGTCCAGAAGGACATCAGTCTGTTTACCAA TACTGTCAAGGGAGAATTGAACCTGCTCTCCGTCCCGACCAACACTACCGATGTTGTCCTGGAGCCATCATCGTGGGCCCCCAA GGCGGACCAGCTCGCGTTCATCAAGAATGGTCAAAACCCAGACCAAAAGCCCTTTGAAAACCTACCGGCGGCGGCTGCATCCCGCGTTGTCGGCGGCATGGGCTCCCACTGGACCTGCTGTACTCCACGTGAAAATCCCATTGAGAGATCAGATCTCTTCAGTAACGAGGAGTGGGATGGCCTATACGACAGGGCAGAGAAGCTGTTTGATACAACCGAGACCGCCTTTGACAAGTCCATTCGTCAGCAACTTGTCAAGAAGACCCTCGAGAAGTCTTTTGAGGGCCGTGAGATGAGAAGCATGCCTCTGGCTTGCAAGAGAAGCGAGAAGAACCAGAACTACGTCGAGTGGTCCGCAACTGCCACCATTCTGGGTGATCTTTCGGACCCCAAGAGCCAGAACCCCCTGTTCGAAATCAAGCCTAACACCCAGTGCCTTGGGCTTGCTCTGGGACCAACCAAACAGGTCGAGATGGCGGTCGTCAGGGACATCTTGACAGACAAACAGTATtacatcaaggccaagaagtacATCGTCTGTGCCGGTGCCGTGCTTACCCCGGGATTCTGTTCAACTCTTCTGAATTTGGAAACTATGATCTGGCGGACTCACTCCCAGCACTG TGTTGAGAAGGATCCCTACCATCTTGGCTGGGACAAGTATGTCAAGATTCACCGAAAGAGACACCCCAATGACCCACTTCCCTTCCCATTCAACGACCCTGATCCTCAGTGCTATTTTCCTTTGTCTGAAAAGTATCCCTGGCACACCCAGATTCACCGCGACGCCTTTGGCTATGGCCAAGTCCCCCCTACCGTTGACCAGCGTCTCATCGTCGATTTGCGCTGGTTCACCTACATGGAACCAAAGGAGAGCAACTATGTCGAGTTCTCCAAGACTTACCAAGATCAGTTTAGAATGCCACAG CCTACCTTTCACTTCTCCCTGGATCAAGCCGCCCTGGACCGTTGCCAGGGTATGATCACTGA TATGGTTGATGTGGCAAGGAAGCTTGGAGGCTTCCTCCCTGGGGCTGAGCCGAAGTATCTCGCTCCGGGATCCGCTCTCCACATTTGCGGCACCTATCGCGCTGGCGAGAGCGACGAGGACAGTGTCGTTGACCGGTTCGGAAAAGTCTGGCATCAGGATAACCTCGTCCTTGGCGGCTGCGGTGTTATCCCCACCGCGAATGCCTGCAACCCGACCCTCACGGCTGCTTGTTTTGCCCTAGCCGCCGCGGACAAGATCGTGGAGGAACTTGGGGCTACACAGTAA